A window of Clostridium novyi genomic DNA:
TATATAAAAGGTCCAGATCTTCCAACAGGAGGCATAATAATAGGAGAACAGGCTCTACTTTCGGCTTATGAAAAAGGTGAAGGAAGAGTAACATTAAGAGCTAAGACAAGTATAGAAAAATTAGAAAATGATAGATATGGAATAATAATAAAAGAATTTCCCTATAGAAAAAATAAATCTAAGATATTACAAACAATATCTGAGATGACGGCAGATAAGAAACATAGCAAAGCCTTAGAAAATATAACAGATATAAGAGATGAGTCAGATAGAAACGGTATAAGAGCAGTTATAGAGTTTAAAAAATCTGCTAGTTTAGAAGTAGTTGAAAGAGTATTAAAATATTTATTCAAAAAAACAGAACTTCAATGCAATATAAGTTTTAATATGGTAGCTATAGCAGATGGTAAACCTGAAACTTTAGGACTTAAAGCTATACTTAAATATTATGTAGAGCATCAAAAGGAAGTAGTTATAAGAAGAAGTGAAAAAGAATTAGAAATAGCTAAAAAAAGATTTCATATAGTAGAAGGATTTATAAAGGCTATAGATATAATGGATAAAATATTAGATACTATAAGATCATCAAAATCAAAAAAAGATTCTGAACAAAATTTAGTTAATAAATTTGGATTTTCAATGGAACAAGCACAAGCAATAGTTGAACTTATGTTGTATAAATTAACAGGTCTTGAAATAAAAGTTTTTGAAAAAGAATATAAAAACTTAGAAAAAGAAATAAAGGCTTTAGAAAAAATATTAAGTAGTGAAAAAGAACTTTTTAAAGTAGTGAAAAAAGAACTTGAGGAAGTAAAAGAAAAGTATGGTGATCCTAGAAGAACCGAAATAGTACATGATGATGAACAGGCTAAAATTGATATAGAGGAACTTATACTAGATGAAGATATAGTAATTACGTTATCCAATGAAGGTTATATAAAGCGAGTAGCAGATAAATATTATAGAAGAATAAATCCTAAGGTAGAAGATATAGAATACAGAGAGGGAGATTTTAATACATATTTGTTAAATGGTAACACTAAAGATAATATGATGATTTTTACGGATGAAGGAAATCTATATCAAATTAGAATATCTAATATTCCAGAAATGAAATGGAAGGAAAAAGGAGAAAGATTAGATACACTAATTAAAGCGTTAGACATAGAGAAAGAAAAAATTATAGATATATATATAACTTCAGAATTACTTCCTAGCAAAAGTTTTATGTTCTTTACAAATAGAGGAGTAATAAAAAAATCATCATTAGATAAGTTTAAGACTAATTACTCTAAATTATTAGCGTTAAAATTAAAAGATAATGAAAAACTTATAGATATTAAATTAGTGAATACAGAGCATATAGAAAAATATATAAGTGTTATTACTAAAAATGGATTATCATTTACTGTAGATATACCTAGAATTGAAGATAGTGAAAGAAATATTATGGGAACACAGATATTTAATATATCTGATAATGATGAAGTTAAATCTATTAAATATATAGATAAATTTGATATGAAAAATTTTGTTGTTAATATAAATAAGAATGGAAATATAAAAATATCAAATAGAATAAATCATAAGAATTTTTATGGATGTTATGCAAATTCTTTAAGTAGATTAATTATTTTTGGGGAAAAAGGTAATGTTTATTATATACCCGCTTATATGATACAAAATATTGA
This region includes:
- a CDS encoding DNA topoisomerase IV subunit A, which translates into the protein MSKKYMNIPKDNNIIKTSISEVMPENYLPYAVEVAKERALPDVRDGLKPVHRRILYGAYKLKATPDKPYYKSARIVGDILGKYHPHGDTSVYDAMVILAQDFTTRIPLIDGHGNWGSIDGDNAAAMRYTEARLTNPALEMLRDIDKDVVDMVSNYSDTELEPKVLPARFPNLLVNGAFGIAVGLATNIPPHNLRESIDATVAYIDNNDISTKELMNYIKGPDLPTGGIIIGEQALLSAYEKGEGRVTLRAKTSIEKLENDRYGIIIKEFPYRKNKSKILQTISEMTADKKHSKALENITDIRDESDRNGIRAVIEFKKSASLEVVERVLKYLFKKTELQCNISFNMVAIADGKPETLGLKAILKYYVEHQKEVVIRRSEKELEIAKKRFHIVEGFIKAIDIMDKILDTIRSSKSKKDSEQNLVNKFGFSMEQAQAIVELMLYKLTGLEIKVFEKEYKNLEKEIKALEKILSSEKELFKVVKKELEEVKEKYGDPRRTEIVHDDEQAKIDIEELILDEDIVITLSNEGYIKRVADKYYRRINPKVEDIEYREGDFNTYLLNGNTKDNMMIFTDEGNLYQIRISNIPEMKWKEKGERLDTLIKALDIEKEKIIDIYITSELLPSKSFMFFTNRGVIKKSSLDKFKTNYSKLLALKLKDNEKLIDIKLVNTEHIEKYISVITKNGLSFTVDIPRIEDSERNIMGTQIFNISDNDEVKSIKYIDKFDMKNFVVNINKNGNIKISNRINHKNFYGCYANSLSRLIIFGEKGNVYYIPAYMIQNIDSKGIKLNDLIDDFKEKEENIVNIYSISEFSDSTSVYFFTKSGYVKRTNLQEFNAENPCIKGYKLKKEQDKIINVLLFNNDDKKDIILITKNAMGIRFEANSISYMGKIASGVTGISLRDNDEVIFAQFIDKKEEKDIINICGEFKSKLNVECKDRIESEIILKNIKNQNRAGKGKKLINLELDDYIKSIK